The Pseudarthrobacter defluvii DNA window TTCTTCCTGGCGGTGGCCGGGCTGGGCGTGCCGCTGTTCAGCATTCCGCAGTCCACCCCGGTTCCCGCAGCTCTTGCAGCCGGCCTGGCCATCACCGCCGCGATGCTCGCCTTTGGACATGTCTCCGGCGGCCACTTCAACCCTGCCGTCACCCTGGGGCACCTCCTGGCCGGACGCATCCGGGCCGGCGCCGCCGCAGCCTACGCCGCCGCCCAGGTCGTTGGGGCCGTGGTGGGCGCGCTTGCCCTGTTCGGCATCCTGCGGACCCTGCCCAGCATTCCCGACAGCCGCACGGCCTTCGATACCGTGGCAGCGGGTTTCGGCGAACACTCCATCATCCAGGCCCCGCTCGCCGCCGTCGTGCTCCTGGAACTGCTGGGCGCGGTGATCGTCGTGGCAGTCTTCCTTGGCGCCGCCGGCCGCGACGGTGGCATCCGCACGGCGGCGCCGGTTGCCGTGGGCCTGTCCTTCGCGGCCCTGCTCCAGGTGGGCCAGGCTGTCGGGAACCTTCCGTTCAACCCCGCCCGTGCCGTGGCGTCCGCCGTTTTCAGTTCCGGCTGGGCCGTGGAGCAGCTGTGGGTCTTCCTTGTGGCCCCGCTGGCCGGCGGCGCCATCGCAGGCCTGGTGTTCCGGATCGCGGGGGCAGCTGAACCCGAGCCCGTTATGCCCCGGGCTTCCGGCGCAGCCAGGGACAATGGGGCACCGGCAGGAGCGGAGGCATCGGACGCCGACGCTGCAGCCGCGGACCAGCCTGCCGCCGGCCTCGCGGATGCGGACGTGGACCGTGACGACGACGGCCTGGCGGCTGACGGCGCGGGTTCCGGTGCGCCCGTGACGGCTGAGCGGCAGGAGCAGCGCGGCGGCGTCAGCGAGGCCCAGGAGTTCTTCGACGGAAAACGGTCCTGACCACTGCCCGCGGCGTTTTTCGAAACTGTCAGTGGCTGCCGATAGCTTAGGAATATGCGGTTACTCCATACCTCGGACTGGCATCTTGGCCGTTCGTTCCACGGCGTCGGCATGCTGGACGCCCAGCGTGCCTTTGTCGACCAGCTGGTGGCGGCGGTCCAGCGGGACGATGTCGACGTCGTCCTGATTGCCGGCGATGTCTACGACCGTGCGCTCCCGGGCGTGGACGTGGTCCACCTGCTTGACGACGCACTGGTCCGGCTGACCGCCGCGGGGGCAAAAGTTGTCCTCACCAGCGGCAACCACGACTCCGCCATCCGGCTCGGATTCGCCTCCCGGCTGCTGGAGCGCGGGGGAGTCCACCTGCGCACCAGGGTGGAGGACCTGGACCACCCCGCTTTTGTTGCCCCTGGGAACGGATGCCGCCGGCCATGACGCAGTGCTGGCGCTCTACGGCATCCCGTGGCTTGAACCCCGGCTTGTCGCTGAACAGCTGGGGGTGGAAACGGCAAGCCACTTCGAGGTCACCCGCGCAGCAACCGGCCTGATCAGGGAGGACATTGCCCGGCGCTCACAGTCTGCAACCGTCCACTCGGTGGTCCTGGCCCACACATTCGCCAGCGGGGGCATCAGTTCGGACAGCGAGCGGGACCTTAGCATCGGCGGGGTCGGTGCCGTGCCGCTGGATCTGTTCGACGGCTTCAGCTACACAGCGCTGGGCCACCTGCACGGCCGGCAACAATTGTCCGAGTCCGTCAGGTATTCGGGGTCGCCGCTGGCCTATTCCTTTTCGGAGTCCACACACCAAAAAGGGGCCTGGCTCGTTGACATCGGCCCGGCGGGAGTGACCTCCGTGTCGGAGGTCCGTTGGGAAGCCCTGCGTGGCCTGGCCGTATTGCGTGGCGGGCTGGAGGAGCTCCTGGCTGAACCCGGCCACACCTGGGCTGAAACCGCCTATTGCCAGATCACCCTGACGGATGCCCAGCGCCCCGCCCGCGCCATGGAACGGCTCCGCACCAGGTTCCCGGACACGCTGGTCCTGGCCTTCGATCCGCAGGGCGCGGCGGCCGCCGCACAGGCCAGCTATAGCAGCAGGCTTGCGGGCTCACCGGATGACCTGGCCGTCTGCTGCGGTTTCCTGGAACATGTGCGGGGACGGAGCGCCGACCACCCGGAAAAGGATGCGCTCTCCGCCGCCCTGGAAAACGTCAGGTTGACGGAGGCCTCACGGTGAGGATCCATCATCTGCGCATATCGGGGTTCGGTCCTTTCGCCGGCACTGAGGACATCGACTTTGACCGGCTCAGCGCCCACGGCCTTTTCCTGCTGAACGGACCCACAGGCGCGGGCAAGACCAGCGTGCTGGACGCCATCTGCTTTGCCCTCTACGGGTCTGTTCCCGGCGCGCGGCAGGACGGAAAGCGGCTGCGCAGCGACCACGCGGAACCCGGGCAGGAACCTGCCGTCACATGTGAGTTTTCCGCCCAGGGCCGCCGCTTCGAGGTCAGTCGCTCCCCGGCCTGGGAGAAGCCCAGTGCCAGGGGTAAAAACGGCTTTACGGTCCAACAGGCCAAAACCCTGCTCCGGGAACGGGTGGGCGGCGCCTGGGTGGAAAAGTCAGCGCGCAATGATGAAGCCGGCGCCGAAATCATGACCTTGCTGGGCATGGACCGCGAACAGTTCACCCGGGTGGTGATGCTGCCCCAGGGCGACTTCGCTGCCTTCCTCCGCTCCAAGGCCGCCGATCGCCTGGACCTGCTGCAGAAACTGTTCGGCACCCAGCGGTTTGAAGCCGTGGAACAGGAACTGTCCCGGCAGGCCGCCGCGGCGCGGGAGGATGTGGCGGTCCTGTCCGGGCAACTCGCACTCCTGGCTTCGCGGGCCGAAACGGAGGCCGCCCCGCTGCAGCTTCCAGAGGACGACGCCCCGCCCGCCGACGACGTTCCCCGCCGCCTTGAATGGCTGCAGGATTCCGCCGCGCGTCACCTTGCCGAACTGAGGGACCGCGCTGCTGCCGCCGACGTTTCCAGCCAGGACCGGCGCGCCGAGGTGGAACGGGAGGCCGCGCGGCATGAAAGGCACCGGAAACTCCAGGCCGCCATCGATCGGCAAGAGGCGGTGGAAAAAGGGGCTGCAAAGCAAGAGGAACTCTTGTCGCGGCTCAGCCGGCACCGCCAGGCGGAAGTCCTCCAGGGCCAGCTGCAGGCAATGGACTCCGCATCAGCCAAGGTGCGCAGCGCCGCAGCCGCCGCCGAATCTGCCATGACCCTGCTCCGGCTGGCCGCCGGTGATGAGGGGGAGCTGGCCGGGTTTGCTGTGGAAACCGCAACGGATGCTGCCGACGCGCCGTTGGAATCCCTGGCTTCCGCCGGAACCACCGAGGCCGCTGCGGATGGCGGTGCTGCCCGCGGCGGCCTGCCTGGCGCTGCCGCGGAACTGGGGCGCCTGCGCTCGCTGCTGGCGGTCGTCGAGGCACGGCTGCCGGATGAGGACATGCTCCGGGACCTCCGAAAGCGGCACAGTTCGATGTCCGAAAAGCAGGAGGAACTGCGGCGGGCCGTGGGGACACATGGAAACAGCGTGTCGCAGCTGCTTGCGGAACGCGAACAGCTGGTGGCCGGCATGGACCAGCTGGAATCCCGATCCATTGACGCGGCTCTGCGCCGCAAGGAAGCTGCCGCTGCCGCGGAACTGCTGGACGTGGTCCGGCAGCACGCCGCCGCTGTCCAGGCAAGGGACCATGTCAAGCTCCGCCACGAAGACTCGCGCGAAAGCCTGCTGGAGGCCAAGCGCCGCTGGCTTGACGTGCGGGAGGAACGCCTGGCCAACGCCGCCTCGGAGCTGGCCGCCAAGCTGGTGGACGGAGAGCCCTGCGCCGTGTGCGGCAGCGGGCACCATCCCACCCCCGCGGATGCAGGCAGCGGAGGCCCGGGCCTGGCCCAGGAGGAGGAAGAGGCCCACGCCGTCTACGAGGCTGCGGAGGCAGCCCACGCGTTGGTTGCCGCTGAACTTGCCAAGGGCGAGCAGACGGTGGCCGTCCTTGCCGGACAGGGAGGGAACATTTCGGAGGCGGAAGCGCGTGCCGCGGCCGACATTGCGCTTGCTGCCGCAACCGACGCCGAGCAGGCAGCGGCGGAGCTCCGGGACAGGCGGCAACGGCTCGAAGCGCTGGAGGCCGGCATCGGCCGGGCCCGGGCCGGCCTTGCCGACGCGGAGGCAGAGCTGTCCGTCGTCGCCGCCTCCCTTGCAGAGTTGGCCGAACAGGCTGCTTCATTGGACAGGAACCTGGCTGCCCTCCGGGGCGGCCACCGCAGCCTGGACCGCCGGTTGCGGGCCCTCGAGGAGGCCGTGGCGGTGCTGGCCAAAGCAGTGGAAGCGCAGGCACGCCTGGACGCTGCGGCGCTGCAGGCCGCCGAAGCGCAGGAACACCTGGAGCGGGCCCTGCCGGAAGCCGGCTTCACCACAGCCCAGGACGCCAGGGAGCAGCTCCTTGGAGCCACGGAAGCCGCCGCCCTGGACGTCGCGATCCGTGGGGCGCAGGACGAGGCCGCACGCGTGTCCGGATTGTTCGAGTCCGAGGACATTGTGGTCGCAGTCGCTGAAGCCGCGGAGGGCTTCCAGATGGACGAGGAACGGCTGGCAGGAATGCGGGCCGTTGCGGCGGCGGCACAGAACGAGGCGCGCGAGGCCGACCTGGCTGCCGGCCTGGCCGCCCGCTGCCTGGCCTCGCTGAAGGCCATTGCCGCTGAATACGAGGACTTGGCCGGTTCGTCACGGGAACCTGCGGAAAGGGCCCGGATGCTCGCGGGACTGGCGGATGCCGCGTCCGGCCGGGGCGAGAACACCTACCGGATGAGCCTCAACAGCTACGTCCTGGCGGCACGGCTGGAACAGGTAGCCCTCGCCGCATCCGAACGGCTGGTGGCCATGAGTGACGGACGGTACCTGCTCCAGCACACGGACGCCAAAGCGGCCCGGGGCGCCAAGTCAGGGCTGGGGCTCGAAGTGGTGGACCAGTGGACGGGCTACCGCAGGGACACCTCCACCTTGTCCGGGGGCGAGTCCTTCATGGCGTCGCTCTCGCTGGCACTGGGCCTTGCCGACGTCGTCCAGCAGGAGGCCGGAGGAGTTGAAATCGAAACCCTTTTCGTGGATGAGGGCTTCGGAAGCCTGGACGAACAGTCGCTGGAACAGGTGATGGATGCCCTTGAAGGGCTTCGCGACGGCGGCAGGGTAGTGGGACTGGTCAGCCACGTTGCCGAGATGAAACAGCGGATCGGCACCCAGCTGCAGGTCCTCAAGAGCCGGAACGGCTCCACGCTGAAGATCTCCGAAAGCCTGGACGCGCTCGTCTGACCGGCGCCGATATACTGTATTGCGTTACCGGGTTGCGCGCATCGGGAGGAGGGACGATGCGCACCTACTGAACGAGCCCGGAATTGACGCCCCAAACCACCCCTTCAAGAACCAGCGACGCCCCCGCCCCCCTCTCCGCCGTGAACCCGGTGGAAGAGGCAGCGCCAGGCCGTTTTTCGCGCCTCCCGCAGCTCGCAGGCCGGAGCTTCATTCCCCTGGGTCTCTTCGCCCGGCTGCCCCTGGCCATGCTGACCATGGGCACACTCACCCTGGTCACCTCGGTCAGCGGCTCGTTTGCCGCCGGCGGGACGGCCGCCGGCGCGGTGGGTATCGGCTCGGCGCTCGGTGCGCCGCTGCTGGGGTCCCTGGCGGACAGGAGGGGACAGCGGCCGGTCCTGCTGCTCTCCGCGGTACTCAATACCGTGGCCGTGCTCGCCCTGGTCCTCGCTGCGAACGCCACTGCGGAATCAGGGGACTTTCCGCTTGCTGTCCTGGCAGTTGCCCTCGCGGCAGGCGCCACCAGCCCACAGGTTGGACCCCTGGCCCGGGTCAGGTGGATGTCCCTGACAGCCAACGGGCAAGGTGCCGCTCCGCCCTCCGATCCCGCCCGCGACCTCGATACCGCCCTCTCCTACGAGAGCACCGCGGATGAGGTGACCTTCGTCCTCGGGCCGGCCCTGGTGGGAATCCTGGCCAGCCTCGTTGCGCCCTGGCTTCCGCTGGCACTGGCCGCAGCCATGACCATCACGCTTGTCCCGGCCTTCGCTGTCCATCCCACCCACCTGTCGGTGCCGGCCTCCCGCCCTTCCAAGGGCAGGAAGAGCCACGGAGCAGGCGGCCCGGCAAAGCTGCCGTGGACGGTGGCCCTGCCCGTCTTTGCCATGGTGTGCATGGGCACATTCTTCGGCTCCACGCAGGCTGCCCTCAGCGCTTTCTCTGCCGGGCTGGCGAGGACCGAAATCGCGGGCCTGCTGTATGCCGTGATGGGCCTCAGCTCTGCAGCCGCTGCGCTCTCGGTCGCCTACTGGCCCCGCCGCGCCGGTCTCCCGCTGCGCTGGGTGCTCTGCGCCGTCGTGATGGCAGGGCTGTCCGTGCTGCTGCTGGTTCCGGCTTCGATGCCGATGATGGCGGCGGTCCTGCTGGTCCTTGGGCTGCCGGTGGGCCCGGTCATGGTTACCGTCTTCGCCGTGGGCGGGAAGTTGGCTCCCGCAGGCAGGCTTGGCACGGTGATGACGGCACTCGCCAGTGGAATTGTTGCCGGAACGGCTGTCGGGTCCTCCGTTGGGGGACAGTTGGCGCAGCTGCACGGGCACGGGGCCGCGTTTCTTGTCCCGGTTTGCGCCGCGCTGGCGCTGGCCCTGCTTGGTGCGGGAGCCGCCGTCGTGCTTCGCCCAAAGGCCTGACCGCACACCTTCGGTGCTGGGCCTCTGCCTGCTGCTAGGTGAGCTGGCTCTCGATCCGCGCAGCGCTTCGGGCGATGGCGGCCCCCACCGCTTCCGGCTCGTGGGCGGAACGGATATAGACGACGGCGAGTGCGGCCGGACGCCCGCCAGGCACCCTGACCGGGGCCGCCAGTGAGGAGACTCCGGCGATGACCTCGTCGTGGCTGGCCGAGTAGCCCTTCCTCCGCGCTTCCTCCGCCTCGTGGCGGTAGGGGATCCCGGTGTCCAACCGGTCCCACTCCGCTTCGGTGAGGGCGGACTGGATGGCGATGCCGGGGGCACCGGCATTGATGGGGTGGCGCGTGCCGGGGCGCTGGGCCACCGTGGCACCGGAGTGCCTCGGTTCGACTGTGACGAGCGTGATGCAGTCGTGGTGGTCCCAGACCGCTACAAAGGCGGTCATATCCAGTGAGTTTGCCAGCTGCGTGAGCTCTGGAAGGGCGGCGCTTTGGAGGCTGCGGGATACGCCGCGGGCCAGGACTGCCAGGCCCGGGCCCGGCTGGACCCGTCCCGCGTCGTCGCGCACCAGGAGGGAGTGGTCTTCCAGGGTGCGCAGGATCCGGTAGGCCACCGAACGGTGGACGCCCATCGCCTCGGCCAGCTCGGCGATGGTCAGCGGGCCGGGGGCGGCTGCAAGGATCTCGAGGGCACGGATGCCACGCGACAGGGTCTGGGAGGGCGAAGCCGGCGGCGCCGCTCCCGCCCGTGCTGCGGCCGCTGGGGGAGTCATGATGTCCATCCTAAGTTGCGGTCAGGCCTTGCCGTGACCCTTGTCTCATGTCAGCGTAAACGGTACTGTCCTGTATACGAACTTACCGTTCAAATATAGAACTTCTCCTTTCGCGGTCGATCATCGCAAAAATCTCCCCACAGTTCGTGTTCCGGATCACAGTTTCGTAGTACCCTACTAACTAACTGACCGTTCTGTCGGTAATTCTGAAGGCGTCCGGGTGGCATTGCTGCCCAATAAACAATGGAGTTTCAATGACCACACCTTCCAAGGTGGATACCCTCGCTGGTCCCAGCAGCCGGCGGGAGGAACGCAAGGTCCTCGCCGGCACCCTGGTCGGCACCACTATCGAGTGGTACGACTTCTTTATCTTTGCCCAGCTGACCGCAACGCTGCTGTCACCGCTGTTCCTCGCACCGCTGAATGCCTCCAACCCGGGGCTGGCGCAGATCCTCTCCTTCGCCCTCATCGGCATCAGCTTCCTGTTCCGCCCGCTCGGCGCCGTGGTCGCCGGCCACCTCGGCGACCGCCTGGGCCGGAAGGCCATGCTGGTCTTCACGCTGGTGATGATGGGCGCGGCAACCGCCCTCATCGGCATGCTGCCCACCTACGCGCAGATCGGTGCCTGGGCCCCCGTGCTGCTGATCCTGCTGCGGGTCATCCAGGGCTTCTCCGCCGGCGGCGAATGGGGCGGCGCAGCCCTCATGGCCGTCGAGCACGCGCCAGTCAACCGCCGCGGCCTGTTCGGCGCCTACCCGCAGATCGGCGTTCCGGTGGGCATGATCCTGGCCACCGGCCTGCTGTTCTTCCTCAACACCAGCATGTCCAAGGAAGACTTCGCAGCCTGGGGCTGGCGCGTCCCGTTCCTGCTCTCCATCGTCCTGATCGTGGTGGGCTACCTGATCCGCCGCGCCGTGGCCGAGAGCCCGGTCTTCCAGGAAATGGCCCAGCGGAAGAAGGAGAGCAAGGCACCGCTCGGCGAACTGATCCGGAACCACAAGCTGCCGGTCCTGTACTCCACCCTGATCTTCATCGGCAACAACGCAGCAGGTTACCTGCTGATCGCGTTCTTCATCTCCTACGCCACCAAGACCCTGAAGATGCCCACCCCGCAGATCCTCCTGGCCACCACGCTGGCGTCCTTCGGCTGGCTGATCTTCACCCTGGTGGGCGGCTGGCTGTCCGACCGCATTGGCCGCGTCAAGACCTTCCTGATCGGCTACGCCATCGTTTTCGCCTGGATGATCCCCATGTTTGCCCTGATCGACACCAAGGACATCATGCTCTACGGTGTCGCCCTGTTCGTCCTGACCATTGGCCTGGGCCTGTCCTACGGACCCATGTCCGCCATGTACGCGGAGATGTTCCCCGCAAACGTCCGCTACTCCGGCATTTCCATCGGGTACGCGTTCGGGGCCATCCTGGGCGGGGCCTTCGCGGCCACCATCGCCGAATCGCTCCTCCAGTCCACCAAATGGACGGGCTCGATCGGCATCTACATCATGATCCTCTGTGTCATCTCCGCCGTCGGCGTGGTACTGGCCAAGGAAACCAAGGGCCGGCCGCTGGGAGTCAGCAGCCACCACTGATCCCACCGAGCAGGCCCGGACCGCGTGGTCCGGGCCTGCAGTTTGTCCGGGAGGGTCAACCTTCCAGCAGACTGACCGCGTCGTCGTCGCTCAACTGCCCGAAGTGCCGGTAGTAGCTCCCCACGGCCCGGAACTTGCCGGGCAGCTGCAGGCAGAGCACCGCATCACATACCCGCTCCAGCGATGCCTGGGCGTCGACCGAGCCCACGGGGGCTGCGGCCACCACCGCTGACGCGCCACTGTCCCGCATGGCCTCCACGGCGGCGCGCATCGTTGCGCCAGTGGCCAGGCCGTCATCCACCAGGACAACAGTCTTGCCCGTCACGTCCACGTTGGCTCCCGGGTAGAGTTCCGCCCGGCGGAGCAGCTCGGCCCGCTCGCGTTCTTCCACAATGGCCAGTGATTCCCGGCGCACACCATGTTCAAGCACCCGCTCCAGCAGCGGCTTGTTGATCAGCCGGACAGTCCGGCCGCGGGCAAGGGCCAGTGCACCGTACGCCGTTTCTTCGTGCCCGGGTATCCCCAGCTTCCGCACCAGGACGGTGCCCAGCGGCAGCTGCAGTGCCGTAGCTGCAGCCGCCGCGACAGGAATGCCACCGCGGGCCAGGCCCAGGACCACTGTGTCCGGGCGTTCCCGAAACCGGGCGAGGGCAGCGGCGAGTCGCTGGCCGGCCTCCGTCCGGTCGTCGAAACGCGTCCCCATATGTCCCTCCCGGCGCTCTGTCCCTCGCAGCTGCGGCCCGCCGTCGGCGCACCGTCCCAGGGGCCGCTGCCGGTTTGCGGCGGCAGCCCCGGACGTGCCTAAACGGCCAGGAACGAAATGGCGGCCTGCTTGAAGGCCCTGCTGGTGATGGCGTTGGTGTGGTTCCTGCCCGGGAGGATCAACTGTTCAGCCGTGGAACCGGCGCCGCGGGCGAGGTCGGCCAGCTTGGGCAGGGTCGCGGCCCGTTCGTCCTTGTCCCCGGCCACCAGGAGCATCGGGACATGGGGTACTGCCTCGGCAGGATCGTACGGCTCGGCCTTGATGGCCTCCACCAGGGAAAGGAGCGCGAAGATGTTGTTGCTGGGCAGCAGCAGCGCCATCTTGAGCAGCTGGGCGGTGGATTCGTCGTGGATCGGGCTGCCATCGGCGAGGTAGTCCTGGGCGGCGGTAAGGTCGAAGGCCGCCAGGGGATCCGAGTCATTGGGACCGCCGAGCACCACCCGGTGCACCAGTTCGGGCTGCGTAGCAGCGAATTCCCAGGCGAGCCGGGAGCCTAGGGAGTAGCCCACCACGTCCAGCCCGCTGGAAGGATCGCCGTCCTGCAAAGGGCGCGCACCGGCGTCGAACGCTGCCTGCAGCAGGTCCGCCCTGATCCGGCTGGGGGAGTAGGAGTCGCGGTCCTCGGGGGCGCCGCTGCGGCCGTGGCCCGGCAGGTCCACCGTGACTACCCGTCGTCCGGCCTCGAGCAGGGCCGAGACCCACCCCGTGTCCTCCCAGTTGAGCTTGGATGAGGAGGAAAATCCGTGCAACAGCAGGACCGGCCGGAGGCCGGCATCGGAGGCGGGTTCATGGACCGCCACGAACAGCTGCGGGTCGGTGCCTTCAACGGTGTGCGACTGTTGCTGGCCGCTGTGCCTGCCGGTCATGGTGTCAGTTCCCCAATCAGGTACGGCGCCTGGGCGGGCCCGGCGCATCGGTGCGTCTTCGTGGAAAGGTAGGCACCACTCTACCCGTTGGCAGGGCGCTTCCTGCCGGTCGCGCGGGCTGCGACGGCGCACGCCAGTGCGATCCCGCCGATCAGTGCAAAGGTGCTGAAAAGCTGGACGCGGCTGGCCTCCGCGCTGAAGCCGACGGCGAAGATGAGTCCCAGCAGGACCAGGCCCAGGACAGTCAGCCCGGGAAAGCCCTTCATCCGCAGGGGCAGCGCGATTCCGTCCCGGTCGGCCCGCCGCCGGAGGACCAGCTGGGACACCAGGGCGCTGCCCCAGACCACCAGGCACGTCGATCCCACCAGCTGGAACAGCGCGGGCAGGATCCGTCCGGGAAACAACAGCTCCAGGACCGTGGCCGCGAAGCCGAAGGCAACGGATACCGCGACCGCGAGCAGCGGCGCACCGGCACGGTTGAGGCGCGTCAGGAACCGTGGCGCTTCGCCCCGCTGGGCCAGCGAGTACACCATGCGGGAGGCCCCGTAAAGGTTCGCGTTCAGGGCCGAGAGGAGGGCGACGACGGCCACCAGGGTGATCGCGGTGGACGTCCCGGGGATACGGGCGGCTTCCAGGACTCCGGCGAAGGGGGAGGCAAGGCTCGCGGAGGTGGCGGGGAGGACGGCAGCGATAACGAAGACGGAGCCGATGTAGAACACCAGGATCCGCCACACCACGGTGCGGATCGCCTTGCCGACGCTGCGCTCCGGGTCCTCGGTTTCGGCTGCCGCCACCGAGACAATCTCCGTCCCGCCGAACGCGAAGATCACTACGAACAGGGCAGCAGCAACGCCACGCAGGCCATGGGGCGCGAAGTTGCCCGTGAGGTTTCCCGCTCCGGGGGAGGCGACGCCGGGCAGCAGGCCCAGGAGCAAGGCTGCACCGACTGCGAGGAACAGGACAATGACGGCCACCTTGAGGATGGCGAACCAAAACTCGAACTCACCGAAGTTCCGTACCCCTGCCAGGTTGATGCCGGTGAACACCACCATGAACAGCAGCGCCAGCGCCCAGACCGGGATCACCGGCCAGACGGAGAACAGCAGTCCGGCCGCGCCGAGTGCCTCGGCTGCAATCACCACCACCAGCTGCAGCCACCACAGCCATCCGATAGTGGCGCCTGCCGTGCGTCCCAGTGCCCGCTGTGCGTAGACGGAGAACGCCCCGCTGGTGGGGTTTGCCGCGGCCATCTCGCCCAGTGCCCACATGACCAGGATGATCAGTGTTCCGGCCACGAGGTAGGAGATGAGGACTGCCGGCCCTGCCGCCTGGACTCCCGCGCCCGAACCCAGGAACAGGCCGGCCCCGATGGCACTGCCCAGCCCCATCATGGTGAGTTGTCGCGGCTTCATGCTGTGGCCGGCCGCGGCCTTTGGTGAGGTAGTCGATGGGGTGTTGGCAGACTTCATCGTCATGGGGCAGGTGCACCTTCTGGGGCTGGTTGGGTCCGGGTGCAGGGCGCCCGGGGGTCCTTTTGGGACCTATTGAATTTACCGCTTCCGGGGTGCGGCCCGGAAACGGGGCGTTGGAGCAGGCATTCCCGGATGAGCGCCATGCAGCAGGAGGTTGAACCCGGCGGGCCCGAGGCCGGGACGCCGGCCTGACGCCGCAACCCCGGTGTGGTGCTGCGCGGGAAGACCGGCGGGAAACATTTCTTTTCCTGGGCGGACAGCCGTAGAATTAGTTTTGGTCAATGTGACCATAACTAAGGACGACCGGCCTCCGGCCGGCAGTCGAGGATGACGGAGGGCGGTGGGACGGATGTACTACAACTCGGCGAATGTTTCCGAGCGGCAGGCTGCGCCGCCGTCGCTGGCCATCTCCACGGTGATCTTCGCCCTCCGGCCCAGTGCCACGTCAGGCCGCCCCACGCTGTGGCTTCCCCTGGTGCGCCGCATCCGGGAACCCTTCAAGGGGCTCTGGGCCCTGCCCGGCGGTCCGCTCAGCCACGACGAGTCCCTCCAGGATGCCGCCGCCAGGAACCTGCAGGAGACCACAGGCCTTGCCCCCCGCTACCTTGAGCAGCTCTACGCGTTCGGCGGCTTGCACCGGTCGCCCACCCAGCGCGTGGTCTCCATCGTCTACTGGGCCCTGGTGCAGCCCACGGAGGCTGCGCTCGCCGACGAATCCGAAAACGTGAGGTGGTTCCGGGCCGACCGCCTGGGCGAGCTCGCCTTCGACCACAACGCCATCGTGGACTACGCGCTCGGGCGGCTGCGGAACAAGCTGGCCTACGGCTCGGTGGCCTACCACCTGCTGGGGGAGTACTTCACGCTGGCGCAGGTGCGCGAAGTCTATGAAGCCGTCCTGGACCGGCAACTGGATCCGGCCAATTTCCGGCGCCAACTCAAATCCACCCCGGAAATCGAAGAAACCGGGGAGTACCTCCAGGGCGGAAAGCACCGCCCGCCCCGCCTCTACCGCTTTACCGGCCGGCCCGGCCTTGACCCAGACAACAGGAGCACACCATGAGCAGCGTTAACACGGCAATCCAGCTGATCACGCGCGAACAGGCGGAAAAGGGTGCTGCAGCTGAACGCAGCACCTGCAGCCCGGCGCTGGCCAAGGGCCCGTGGGACTACGACCTCGCCGAGGCGCTCGCCGGCGTCCCCGCCTACGGCCCGGGCGCGTCCAGTGCCGATCCGGCTCCGGCCACCACTCCGCGCCAGGGCCAGCTGCCCGAGGAATACAAGCTGGCCAGCGATGCCGAACTGGGCGAGCGGATCAAAGCCGCCAAGGCCGCGCTGGGCGACCGCGCGGTGATCCTGGGCCACTTCTACCAGCGTGACGAAGTCATCCAGTACGCGGACTTCGTGGGTGACTCCTTCCAGCTGGCCAATGCCGCGCTCACCCGTCCGGAGGCGGAGGCCATCGTTTTCTGCGGCGTCCACTTCATGGCGGAAACCGCCGACATCCTC harbors:
- a CDS encoding MFS transporter, producing the protein MTTPSKVDTLAGPSSRREERKVLAGTLVGTTIEWYDFFIFAQLTATLLSPLFLAPLNASNPGLAQILSFALIGISFLFRPLGAVVAGHLGDRLGRKAMLVFTLVMMGAATALIGMLPTYAQIGAWAPVLLILLRVIQGFSAGGEWGGAALMAVEHAPVNRRGLFGAYPQIGVPVGMILATGLLFFLNTSMSKEDFAAWGWRVPFLLSIVLIVVGYLIRRAVAESPVFQEMAQRKKESKAPLGELIRNHKLPVLYSTLIFIGNNAAGYLLIAFFISYATKTLKMPTPQILLATTLASFGWLIFTLVGGWLSDRIGRVKTFLIGYAIVFAWMIPMFALIDTKDIMLYGVALFVLTIGLGLSYGPMSAMYAEMFPANVRYSGISIGYAFGAILGGAFAATIAESLLQSTKWTGSIGIYIMILCVISAVGVVLAKETKGRPLGVSSHH
- a CDS encoding phosphoribosyltransferase; translated protein: MGTRFDDRTEAGQRLAAALARFRERPDTVVLGLARGGIPVAAAAATALQLPLGTVLVRKLGIPGHEETAYGALALARGRTVRLINKPLLERVLEHGVRRESLAIVEERERAELLRRAELYPGANVDVTGKTVVLVDDGLATGATMRAAVEAMRDSGASAVVAAAPVGSVDAQASLERVCDAVLCLQLPGKFRAVGSYYRHFGQLSDDDAVSLLEG
- a CDS encoding alpha/beta fold hydrolase, with amino-acid sequence MTGRHSGQQQSHTVEGTDPQLFVAVHEPASDAGLRPVLLLHGFSSSSKLNWEDTGWVSALLEAGRRVVTVDLPGHGRSGAPEDRDSYSPSRIRADLLQAAFDAGARPLQDGDPSSGLDVVGYSLGSRLAWEFAATQPELVHRVVLGGPNDSDPLAAFDLTAAQDYLADGSPIHDESTAQLLKMALLLPSNNIFALLSLVEAIKAEPYDPAEAVPHVPMLLVAGDKDERAATLPKLADLARGAGSTAEQLILPGRNHTNAITSRAFKQAAISFLAV
- a CDS encoding amino acid permease: MTMKSANTPSTTSPKAAAGHSMKPRQLTMMGLGSAIGAGLFLGSGAGVQAAGPAVLISYLVAGTLIILVMWALGEMAAANPTSGAFSVYAQRALGRTAGATIGWLWWLQLVVVIAAEALGAAGLLFSVWPVIPVWALALLFMVVFTGINLAGVRNFGEFEFWFAILKVAVIVLFLAVGAALLLGLLPGVASPGAGNLTGNFAPHGLRGVAAALFVVIFAFGGTEIVSVAAAETEDPERSVGKAIRTVVWRILVFYIGSVFVIAAVLPATSASLASPFAGVLEAARIPGTSTAITLVAVVALLSALNANLYGASRMVYSLAQRGEAPRFLTRLNRAGAPLLAVAVSVAFGFAATVLELLFPGRILPALFQLVGSTCLVVWGSALVSQLVLRRRADRDGIALPLRMKGFPGLTVLGLVLLGLIFAVGFSAEASRVQLFSTFALIGGIALACAVAARATGRKRPANG
- a CDS encoding NUDIX hydrolase, which produces MYYNSANVSERQAAPPSLAISTVIFALRPSATSGRPTLWLPLVRRIREPFKGLWALPGGPLSHDESLQDAAARNLQETTGLAPRYLEQLYAFGGLHRSPTQRVVSIVYWALVQPTEAALADESENVRWFRADRLGELAFDHNAIVDYALGRLRNKLAYGSVAYHLLGEYFTLAQVREVYEAVLDRQLDPANFRRQLKSTPEIEETGEYLQGGKHRPPRLYRFTGRPGLDPDNRSTP